The genomic stretch GATTTGCGTAAGACTGGGGTTAGTAAGCACAGTTCCTACAATTTATTACTACCCAAGAACAAAGTTTCTAGAGCTTGTCCTTCTGACGAGCGTATGTAATAATTTTGTGAGTTGGAGAATCTTCTGTCTCTGTTCACACTTAGCTTACTTCTGGATCTTTTGTGCAGTCTTTTGTAGGGAAATTGCCAGAATATCCTCATCCCATAGCGTCTAAAATATCAAGTAGGGTGATGGTAGAACTTGGAGTGTTGACTGCTGTCATGACTGCAGCTGCCATAGTTGTTGGTGGATTCCTTGCTTCAGCAGTGTTTGCTGTGACCAGCTTCATCTTTGCTGTAGCTGTCCATGTAGTGTGGCCTGTTGTGAAACCATTTCTCAAGTTCTTTTTTGGTATCATTTTTGGTGTTCTAGAAAGAGTGTGGgaaatttttttagattttttcaCTGATGGAGGGTTTTTCTCCAAGTTGTACGAAGTTTATACTTTTGGTGGTGTTTCCGCCAGTATTGAAATGCTAAAACCGATACTACTTGTATTTGGCACTATGGTTATTCTCCTCCGTTTTACTCTATCAAGAAGACCAAAAAACTTCAGAAAGTGGGTGAGAATTGCATCCTCTGACTTTTGATGAAACCGTTAATGAATGCTTACCTAATTGATTAACGTTTTCATATTTCCTCCTTTACGTGTAGGATATATGGCAAGGCATTGAATTCTCTCAGTCTAAACCACAAGCCCGTGTGGATGTTAGTTTCTCTTTCACATGTTATTCTTCTTTCCCTTGTCATCATCTCTTCGTAAGAGATGAAAGGGTTCAATCATTGATTTTGTTCCTTCAGGGTTCAACTGGAGTTTTGTTTAGTGATGTGGCTGGAATTGATGAAGCGGTAGACGAGCTCCAGGAGGTAGGCTGTTATTGTACTGGTTAAAACTTCATAGAATCTCTTAATTGTTGACTTGTTTAAGAAGAAAATCTATGTTTTAAGTTATGAATTGATGTGTTTCATTTTTAGTTGGCAATTAAGCGAATTTCTCACTCTGTTTCTTCTGGCTAGTTGGTAAGATACCTGAAGAATCCAGAATTGTTTGATAAAATGGGGATAAAACCTCCACATGGAGTACTTCTAGAAGGTCCTCCTGGATGCGGAAAGGTCAGTTATCTGTTTTAAGGATTAGACTTAAAAGTTTTGGAGGGGTAATCCTGTGGGTCATTTTGAATATGTAAATTCTTTTTCTTCAGACATTAGTTGCAAAAGCTATAGCTGGTGAAGCTGGAGttccattttatcaaatggCTGGCTCTGAATTTGTTGAGGTTTTAGTTGGTGTTGGTTCTGCCCGCATCAGGGATTTATTCAAGAGAGCCAAGGTGCATACTTACCATTACATGCTCTTTTTATAGGGTTTTGGTTTTTATATAGACTTGTTCTTCAGGTTATGAATTTTTAGTAGCATGTGGACACGTCGATTAGAGGTGAAGTATACTTGACGGAAATCTTATAGGGTGTTAGAGTAGTTGGAATCAGAGCGATGAAGGTACACTAAATGTTCTTATATGGAATGTACCATCTGAATTTTCTGGATAGCCCTGATTAGAAAGGTAAACAATTCTTTAGTCATAGTATATCACTTGGCAGTCGAAGCTATGTTTGTTAGTGCTAGGCTACAGCAAGCTTCATACTGCTACGCTAGTCCCTTTGACAATAATACCCTGTTGTTTTATAGGTTTTTGTAGTATTTTGAGGGTACTTATGTGAATATTTAGATATATGCTATAATATGGCGGGATAGATGTATGCTGAAGAATACCATGATCTCTTTTACAGGTAAATAAGCCCTCGGTCATTTTTATTGATGAAATAGACGCGCTGGCTACAAGGTAGCTATTATCATAGCAGAGAAAATGCGTTTGTCTATACAAAGCCActgaatttatttattttatttttttatgttaACAGTTGTTCTCTATCTGAAACAAGAATACGGATGACTTTTGAACTGCCCTTTTGTCCATTTTCTAATAAATAGGCGTCAAGGAATTTTTAGTGAATCGACCGACCACCTGTACAATGCAGCAACCCAGGAAAGAGAAACTACGTTGAATCAGTTGTTGATAGAACTAGATGGGTTTGATACTGGAAAAGGAGTCATATTTTTGGGTGCTACAAACAGGAGGGATTTGTTAGATCCAGCTCTTCTTCGTCCTGGTCGATTTGATCGTAAGGTTTGTATATGTTTCTGATTTTGAATGTAGAATTGTCTGGAAAATTGTGTTTGGGCCAACTAGCAAAACTACATTTAGCTAAATGTACTAGGTCCTGTCTTTTtgtttagaaacttccaaaacACCAGTTAAATGACTTTCTTTGGCATTAATCTCTTAGAGGAACATTAATATGTTATGAATTGGATCATGGATTTTatggtttttttgtttttgttgttgttttgcctttttttttgtgatgttgGATTCTCATTCATTGGTTCTCCAACATTCTTCTCCAGTATGGTAGGCTATTAATGGATATTTCCATTTCTATGTAGATAAGAATCCGCCCTCCGAATGCAAAAGGAAGACTGGACATTCTAAAAGTTCATGCACGTAGAGTAAAAATTTCAGAAACTGTTGATTTGGCGAGTTATGCCAAAAACTTACCAGGtaactctttcttctttttttttttttctccttctgcAAGGTTCTGTCTGGTTTGTTTCCTTATGAAGTTAGCTGTTTGATGATTGGCACGGCAAACAGCTCTATATTTCCTTGGTCGTCATGGGAGTTTTATTTCCACTTCTGCTGCCAATTACTTGTAGGGTAAAAGAAATGGGTTACTGATCTTCTATAGTTGATGTCTTCTTGTACTAGTTAATATGGACAATACTTGCATATTCAGGATGGACGGGTGCAAAGCTGGCACAGCTTCTCCAGGAGGCAGCTCTTGTGGCAGTTAGGAAAGGGCACAGCTCAATTATTCAGTCAGATCTGGATGATGCAGTAGACCGTCTTACAGTAGGACCCAGACGAGTTGGATTTGAGCTGGGTCATCAGGGACAATGTCGTCGAGCTACTACTGAGGTAGGAACTGCTCTGACTTCTCACCTGCTAAGGCGTTTAGAGAATGCTCAAGTGGAACGTTGTGACCGTGTCTCAATTATTCCCCGTGGACAGGTAATATTTTATAGATCAaattctccttttccttttttcattttaacTCTGATCTCCCTTGTAAAAATTGCCAATAATGCTGGGGGCAGCTTCACTATTGATGGTCCTATTCTTGTCTGTTTTAGTTCATTGACCAAACTGCCTTATTCAACTTTTTAATACAATAATTTGGTCTGTCATGTGAGGTGTACTTTATCCTATTCTTGATATATTTATTTTCCTGCTATATGATTCATGCAGACTTTGTCCCAAGTTGTGTTCCATCGCCTTGACGATGAGGTTTACATGTTTGAGCGACGGCCACAGTTGGTGCACCGCCTTCAGGTCTGAACCTAAAGTAACTAGAATGTTTTCCTTCTCTTTTATTCCTCTTTAAGCTGGATTGCAATGTTGACGGTGTGCTTGCAAAGGTTCTACTTGCAGGAAGAGCTGCAGAAGAGCTCATTTTTGGTCGGGATACATCAAGAGCATCAGTTAACTACCTTGCTGATGCATCTTGGCTTGCTCGTAAGATAATAACTATGTAGGTATTTGTTGGATCTCAATTTCAGTGTCCAACTGCTTGTACTACCGGCCTAGTTACTTCATTTCTATTCTGACAGATGGAATTTGGAGACTCCCATGGTCATACACGGGGAACCTCCTCCTTGGAGAAAAAGTCCGAAGTTTGTTGGTCCACGCCTTGACTTTGAAGGATCACTGTATGATGATTATGGCCTGATTGAGCGCCCTGTCAACTTCAATTTGGATGATGAAATTGCAAGGAGGACAGAAGAGTTAATGCGTGAGATGTATGCCACGACTCTTGCTCTGCTGAAAAGGCATCAAGCTGCTTTATTTAAAACTGTAAAGGTATGTTGTGGTCCACAACGTGTGGACATGTGTGATTAAATCTGTTAACACTGTCAAAGATGTTATCTTGTGCAATTAGATGGTGGAAAAGGTGATTTATTATACTCTTCCAAATTTTTAAGAATCGCGTCTGGGTGGAATGTTGGGACCTAGTTTAACTTGTGATCTTTGGAACACAAAACTCGCTCATTAGCCGCCAGAAATGTAAATTTTGCAGCAATGTATACAACAATTGTGGAACAGATGGGTGGTTTCCTGCAGTTTACTCTGACGTGTCCCAGTGGTGTACTGAATCCTTGCCCTTTGCTTTGCAGGTTCTTCTTAATCAGAAAGAGATTAGTGGAGAGGAAATTGACTTTATCCTTGATAGTTATCCACCGCACACGCCCATAAATCTTATCTTGGAGGAGAGAGATCCCGGAAGCCTTCCCTTCTTCAGCCAAAAGCAAAAGCAGGATACAGAATTGGAGTACAGCTTATTATCCTCATGAAGAGAGACTACAACTAGAGATTTGGCTAGTTGTGATCTTTCTTTTGATTACTTCTGGATTGGATTGCATACGTGCAGTACAAGAGCAATGCCGCTGAAGCTTTGCGAGATCagggtttcaaaatttttgttgtGCCCTATAGATGCCTAGCAAAGGGAATTGTATGATAAGGTCAAAATGTCTTGCATCTTTAGGTTCTCTGCTGCTGAGCAGCATTTTTGCAGTCTGTAACGCACAGTTGAGAGGCAAAATTAGTTAACTACTTGGCACTTACGAACTGATTTTGATCTATATCTCTTTACCTCCCGATTGATCAGTGATCTTCATGCAATATTTCCTTCTTCCATTTATTTGCATTCGTTACCGATTAAATTTTGAGACTGCTACCGAAAACATGAAGCTAGATTATCCCGCGTCCCGTTATTCCTTGGATCTGCCAGTTGAAAATTGGTGGGATAGGCAAGAATGGAGGTATTTGAATTTGGGATGGATCGAGTCATTTTTCTACTTGCTTCCCTCAGATTGTTAGATTAACATTTCTTTTTATATGTTtgtctttttcttgttttgactGAAGAAATTTGTTCCAGTCTTTGGTAGACTGGTAATTAAAGCTATTATAGGACTACTGCAGTACTAaacaaatttgtatttttcttttctttttgagggaatattatcaatatttttttttctttttgagcgCATAGGTCAGTTTTCCATATCTGGTCGAAGGGTATCTCAGTGTTCAAACTTCAGAGTCCCATTTCCTGCCGATTTAACAAGTCTACTTttatttttgggataatttcagaaacctctcctgcaatgtctgacaatttcactaacCTCCCCTAAAGTTTGTAAAATTGCACAAATCTCTTCTGAAATTAaggtttgataacaaaattagtccaattagaaaaagtaagattaaaaaagtacttttaagaagagagatgaaacttttatttcataaataccCCTTATACttgtatataagttgtattaataaaagaataaaatcaATTAATACATACATTTCATTACTTAAAAAGTTCGtatttaataaattagacaACACAAATAAGTAACAAAACTACAAATGATAACAAGATTTGACAAAATAGAATAGTCATCTCTTTCGATATGATGTTTCCTGTAATTCTTGtaacagaaaatttttttgaaatttacctttcttttccctccttTCTCCATTAAACATATCAATTGATGTTATTTTGTAAATACAAGTCATCATTCATcattaaagaaatttttaaaagttattttcattaattagttactaatagttaattagtgctttaattatttaatcgTTAGATATTAATAAAGGGGAATAAAGGGGAAAAAaggcaaaattcaaaaaattttctgtttAAAATCACAAGAATCATAGTAAACATCATGTCAAAAGTGATGACTAGTATATTTTTGTTGAATCTGGTGATCATTAATGtagttttgttgcttatttgtgttgtttaatttattaaatgtgaactttttgagtgatgaaatgtatatattaattgtttttaacttttaattatattcattcttttactaatataacttatatacatgcataaggtgtatttatataataaaaGTCTCATATCTCTTcttaaaagtacttttgaatgttattttttctagatggattaattttgttatcaaaaccttAACCTCATAggaggtttgtgtaattttacaaatttCAGGGGGGGCtaatgaaattgtcagaaatctcatggaaggtttctaaaattatccctatatttttcttgtaatcTTCAAGTTTCCcaatttccttcatgaaatgcaTTTGCTTAAAAATATTAGTATTTAAGTAAAGTAAACCTAAGAGAAAAGTTTCCCAATTTCCTTGATGAATGCATTTGgttaaaaatattatttaagtCAAGCAAACCTAAGAGAAGAAATacagggataatttcaaaaacctcccttgaggtttttctcgagattttaaaaatttaaaagatcTCTTACATCATAAAATTGGGCCCCAATGCAGTAATACTTACACCAAACCTAGTAAAATGACTACTTACAAGGTGTTTTGGCAATTATGTGGATTAAATTAGTAGTTAACCGAATAAATAGAAATTATCACAATTCAGAACTAagaaaaaatttctaatttgtCATTAGAAAAAGGCGCCAATTTTTAAATAATCAcaattttgaattaaaaatttCCAGACTTGCAATTAATATTGGAATATTTGTTCCTGGTGTTGAATAATGTTAGTGAATTCCAGGATCCACCTTTAAGGATTGAAACTAccatattttgttattttaatttgtggttgaaattagtTTGGTTTCTTGCTATGTCTTTAGTGATTCTATATTTATTCTTGGATCTAAACCCTTTGGAATTTGATCTCcaattttttgttgttgttgctaGTATATAAGTGTTCTTCGAAGTAGTTGATGCAAATAGTTGCAAAAGCTTGAAGTTGATGCCTTGCATTTGCCAACGTTTTGCAATTATACCTCTTGccttttaattttattaaaataatatatgtTTTTGCATTAGATTAACAACTAAGGCATTTTTGAAATTACATATTGTATTCTCTCTTCTGaactaattatttattttttttattttattctttgaATTAGGCTTGACCTGTTACACGTCAACCTTTTTCTAGAAGAGGTGTCtgcaatttttaaaactttgagGGAGGCCAGTGTAACTTTTAGAAACCGCATGGGAGGTTTTCGAAATTATTCCATGGCTATATCAAGAAGTgaaaggggaaaagaaaaggaccAATATAGGAACAAGTGTGGGGACATAAAAAAACACCGAAGTAGATGACAACAAGCACACAAGTTGTTGTTTCCGCTAATTTGGGAGTTCTCTGCAATTCGTCACCACAAAACCCATAAATATTCTCAAAACTGCATCATCGCCAACAACATCAACACTTACGTAACCCAaattgagtgaaaaaaaaagcttatatcatttttgcttttttaCTTTTTGATTTATGAACTTTGAAAAGTAAGAAGTAGAAAACAAACGGGCTGCTGGGAATTTTGGCAAGCGTTAATGAAACAGTGAGAAAGGGCATTATGAGAGGGAGATGAAGGGATATCGGCATGGAGATCCTGCCAACGTAAAGCTTCCAAATGAAGGTCACCCCGTCAAGCAGAAGAGTCTGCCATTATTCTTTTCGGTTTTGTGTATTGTTGTCTTGTTCTGCTCAAAATTTCGCGTCGCCGGTAATGATGAAGGTATAATATTTCTTCTTTCTCTGTTATACACTTAAGAATTGGATCTTTTCTGTAAAGCCgttatctttttttctttcttaactattctatcttcttttttttttacccgaGTTGTTAAATATGACTTCATTGTGCAGCCCGAGTCCTTACTTGCAAAATTTGGGAACTCATTTAGTGAATGCTAATACCAGTTAAGTTGGTTTTTGTTGAATTAGTGAATGCTTCTTTGCTAGTATAGAAAGCTTTGCTAgtctttaattttcattttggcTTGCTTTTATTCTGACGTTTAAACTAGAATCTCTTTTGATAAGATCtttcactttttcctttttccttttctgctaaaaataatattttttatggcATAAAGGCTAATGGAGCTTGCCTTTACAAAATTGTTCAAGATTGCTTCTTCAACCGATTAAATAGATCTCGAATTCAGTCTTAGTTTATTTTTAAAGCCCTGCTGGACAAGCATAAATCTTGGAATTTTTTACTCTGACTCGAATACTAATCAACTCAAgtttgaacaaaatttaaagCTAGGATGAAAATAATTCAGATCAAGTTTGATCAATAGGCTTGTTTTACCATTGATCACCTGTAGGTCTTCAACTTGGTTTTTGGTTCAATTACCAAGTTAGGCTGTCAGTGGAAGttgaccaatttttccaactgagaatgaaaaaaaaaagcttaaaCTTTGCTTCTGAGATGTTAGGTTTGATGTTGCACTGGGGAGTAATTTGGCAATTTTATGTATGTTCTTGTTCAACTGTTGTAGTTGACGTGGGATTTATGCAGGAAAGCTGCTTGCTTATAATGAGAGCACGAGTAACTTCACTGATTGCAACAATAAGCTGTCAAATTGTACCTCTCCGCTTGTAGAAAATGAGATTAAGACTTATGCAAAATGCATGCCAGTGGAGTTTAATGTATGTGTAATTACTGATAATTCTTCCATCCATGACGATCATTGGAAAAAGCTGGAGTACTCACCTCGGAAAATTAGTCGACTGGAGGAGGTAATCTCTAGTGCTTTGGGAGACTCCAAATGCTCGTGTGAAGTAAAACAGCTGGAAATACATGAAGAAAATAGACCACAACAGTTAGAGAATGGAATAAATCATCTAGCTTATCCCAATCTGGAGGATTTCAGAAATATGACAGGGCAAAGTAAGGGCTCAAGTTCTCCAAGTCAGCTAATAAATGTCACCCAACGACTTGAGCCTGATGGAAAACCATACAATTATGCTGCAGCATCCAAGGGTGCTAAAGTGGTTGCTCATAATAAGGAAACAAATGGTGCAAGTAATGTACTGGGGAAGGATCATGATAAATATCTTCGAAACCCTTGTTCAGTTGGGGGGAAGTTCTTCGTGATTGAGCTTGCTGATGAGACTCTGGTTGATGCtgtcaaaattgcaaattttGAGCATTATTCTGCTAACTTTAAAGAGTTTGAGCTATCTGGAAGTTTAGTTTACCCGACAGAGACATGGACTTCATTAGGGACTTTTGTAGCTGCAAATGTCAAGCATGCCCAATGTTTCAAGTTGCCTGAACCAAAATGGGTCAGGTACTTGAAGCTGAGTTTACTCAGTCATTATGGATCAGAATTTTACTGCACTCTAAGTCTTGTGGAGGTGTATGGTGTTGATGCCATCGAGCAGATGCTTGAGGATCTTATTGTGACTTCTAAGGAGTCTCCAACAAATGCATTGCCCAATCGAAATTCAACAGCATCTTTAAGAGTACCAGACCCTGGTTCCAGCAACAATCAAGTAGACGATGTTGTTCAAAGTGTTGTTGAGCCTGCAGGCAAGGCTATAGATAGTGTTAAAGAGGAAGTTAGCATAGATATGCCAAGGAAATCAGCAACCATTAGTAGCAGTCCTGATCCCATCCTGAATGTTAGGCAACAGCCTAATGGAAGAGTTCATGCTGATGCTGCTGTAAAGATTTTATTACAGAGAGTGAGATCACTGGAGTTGAACCTGTCTGTGCTGGAGGAGTACATCAAAGAGCTGAACAGAAGGCAGGGGAACATTCTTCCTGACCTTGAGAAAGAAATGGTTAAAATTTCACTGCTTCTGGAGAGCAGTAAATTGGAGATAAAATATCTCTTGGAATGGAAGGGAACCATGGTAAGCACGACTACAGACTGATATTTGGAGAGGAATTTCTGCACTCATTAACTTTCTAACTTTAATTCTTTTTGCAGGAGAAAGGAATTACTGACCTTGAATCATGGAAAGCTACTATAGCAGCCCAGTTGGACTTGTTGATCCAAGAAAATGGCCTTCTAAGGTTGGACTTAGTATTGTGCAACCTATTCTTACTCGTGttctttttctgattttttgtttattctttgatgtatattttacaTGTTCACTAAGGAGAAGGCTTTAACTGTTTTCGTAGTTATTACTGCTATAAAGATTAGACATGAGAATTTGAGAATAAAGAAATTCAAATGCTATTGATGTGGCATTATCTTCAAAATTTGTTGTTGAATATGCATTAGATGTATCATCGAATGATTTTTCATTATCTATTCTACAAACTAGATATAGGTACATGGTCCATAACATGGTGCATCATATTTATTATATCAACACTGCTGTTTTCAAACTCTTTATAGTCCGCGGAGAGCCTTATGGTTTGAAGAGAGTGGCATGCTTCTCTGAAATTATATTCAGTAGAAAACAGATTTAAAACAGCCAAGTGAGTGCAGAAAACAATTTTATTTCATGAAGGTGTAATGCAAATCCTTCTGTACCCAGAACTTCTTCAGATGATAAAAGTAGAATTTAGCGGTCCCAAAAGGTTGGTAACGGCAGATAGTTCATATAGTTCAAATACGAGTTATCTTTGGTTCTGCTACtagtaaacaaataaaattatgGTCATTTGGTTCTTTG from Coffea eugenioides isolate CCC68of chromosome 8, Ceug_1.0, whole genome shotgun sequence encodes the following:
- the LOC113779722 gene encoding probable inactive ATP-dependent zinc metalloprotease FTSHI 1, chloroplastic isoform X2 yields the protein MYFSAVGLGPFQNNPSPTLFQPQPSIILRDFSLHVKFQLQKRQKYLNCPVTSAKRFHFYHSPYTVFGKIKANSKASENLDGSNDEKDDFVTRILKENPSQVEPRYLIGNKLYTLKEKENLSKKNLDYGVVGLLKTLNLKSLLSKTRYEGQLTKSEEEVYLKDILREYKGKLYVPEQIFGANFSDEEEFEKNVEELPKMSIEDFRKYMKSDKIKLLTFKENPASPYGVGFRDFVVELKEIPGERSLQRTKWAMRLDESQAQVMLEQYTGPRNEIEKQMMSFVGKLPEYPHPIASKISSRVMVELGVLTAVMTAAAIVVGGFLASAVFAVTSFIFAVAVHVVWPVVKPFLKFFFGIIFGVLERVWEIFLDFFTDGGFFSKLYEVYTFGGVSASIEMLKPILLVFGTMVILLRFTLSRRPKNFRKWDIWQGIEFSQSKPQARVDGSTGVLFSDVAGIDEAVDELQELVRYLKNPELFDKMGIKPPHGVLLEGPPGCGKTLVAKAIAGEAGVPFYQMAGSEFVEVLVGVGSARIRDLFKRAKVNKPSVIFIDEIDALATRRQGIFSESTDHLYNAATQERETTLNQLLIELDGFDTGKGVIFLGATNRRDLLDPALLRPGRFDRKIRIRPPNAKGRLDILKVHARRVKISETVDLASYAKNLPGWTGAKLAQLLQEAALVAVRKGHSSIIQSDLDDAVDRLTVGPRRVGFELGHQGQCRRATTEVGTALTSHLLRRLENAQVERCDRVSIIPRGQTLSQVVFHRLDDEVYMFERRPQLVHRLQVLLAGRAAEELIFGRDTSRASVNYLADASWLAHGIWRLPWSYTGNLLLGEKVRSLLVHALTLKDHCMMIMA
- the LOC113779722 gene encoding probable inactive ATP-dependent zinc metalloprotease FTSHI 1, chloroplastic isoform X1, with translation MYFSAVGLGPFQNNPSPTLFQPQPSIILRDFSLHVKFQLQKRQKYLNCPVTSAKRFHFYHSPYTVFGKIKANSKASENLDGSNDEKDDFVTRILKENPSQVEPRYLIGNKLYTLKEKENLSKKNLDYGVVGLLKTLNLKSLLSKTRYEGQLTKSEEEVYLKDILREYKGKLYVPEQIFGANFSDEEEFEKNVEELPKMSIEDFRKYMKSDKIKLLTFKENPASPYGVGFRDFVVELKEIPGERSLQRTKWAMRLDESQAQVMLEQYTGPRNEIEKQMMSFVGKLPEYPHPIASKISSRVMVELGVLTAVMTAAAIVVGGFLASAVFAVTSFIFAVAVHVVWPVVKPFLKFFFGIIFGVLERVWEIFLDFFTDGGFFSKLYEVYTFGGVSASIEMLKPILLVFGTMVILLRFTLSRRPKNFRKWDIWQGIEFSQSKPQARVDGSTGVLFSDVAGIDEAVDELQELVRYLKNPELFDKMGIKPPHGVLLEGPPGCGKTLVAKAIAGEAGVPFYQMAGSEFVEVLVGVGSARIRDLFKRAKVNKPSVIFIDEIDALATRRQGIFSESTDHLYNAATQERETTLNQLLIELDGFDTGKGVIFLGATNRRDLLDPALLRPGRFDRKIRIRPPNAKGRLDILKVHARRVKISETVDLASYAKNLPGWTGAKLAQLLQEAALVAVRKGHSSIIQSDLDDAVDRLTVGPRRVGFELGHQGQCRRATTEVGTALTSHLLRRLENAQVERCDRVSIIPRGQTLSQVVFHRLDDEVYMFERRPQLVHRLQVLLAGRAAEELIFGRDTSRASVNYLADASWLARKIITIWNLETPMVIHGEPPPWRKSPKFVGPRLDFEGSLYDDYGLIERPVNFNLDDEIARRTEELMREMYATTLALLKRHQAALFKTVKVLLNQKEISGEEIDFILDSYPPHTPINLILEERDPGSLPFFSQKQKQDTELEYSLLSS
- the LOC113781553 gene encoding SUN domain-containing protein 5, with translation MKGYRHGDPANVKLPNEGHPVKQKSLPLFFSVLCIVVLFCSKFRVAGNDEGKLLAYNESTSNFTDCNNKLSNCTSPLVENEIKTYAKCMPVEFNVCVITDNSSIHDDHWKKLEYSPRKISRLEEVISSALGDSKCSCEVKQLEIHEENRPQQLENGINHLAYPNLEDFRNMTGQSKGSSSPSQLINVTQRLEPDGKPYNYAAASKGAKVVAHNKETNGASNVLGKDHDKYLRNPCSVGGKFFVIELADETLVDAVKIANFEHYSANFKEFELSGSLVYPTETWTSLGTFVAANVKHAQCFKLPEPKWVRYLKLSLLSHYGSEFYCTLSLVEVYGVDAIEQMLEDLIVTSKESPTNALPNRNSTASLRVPDPGSSNNQVDDVVQSVVEPAGKAIDSVKEEVSIDMPRKSATISSSPDPILNVRQQPNGRVHADAAVKILLQRVRSLELNLSVLEEYIKELNRRQGNILPDLEKEMVKISLLLESSKLEIKYLLEWKGTMEKGITDLESWKATIAAQLDLLIQENGLLRLDVEKVTTDQASLEKKEIAVLAISFSFACAAVLQLVLKRSLTIFRGSSPDEIPHASTSSSRGWIVILLSSGLTILIILL